The following coding sequences lie in one Moritella viscosa genomic window:
- a CDS encoding membrane protein, with translation MSDIMGAGPNTSKVRDNEGDELSKHSRFLRKIAWMVEIIVVFIGLCISISLMTSDNNLTSAFTLAAPFVMISLVELTKIPFVIGLWHSRKSFPMYLLIISFLCLITFETLLNGFERAFSSINSQINISEIEISKIENQIKINEENIEIALQDYNLKTQQIDNDTTTVNANYKSKYASEVRRNKRLSKNIPQLSRALAAKKEELIQLKVEKSELLQELSQKKEQRFKSSMERTQGNADLVQAERNRLLAQLNKLNADKIVALDDSNFFTSAAVKKDYDEKIRHVETQLNKINNNTIIVKDNSPDLESVQFLDDYYADLLGLKDDMIQQKNEEVKQLNRSYKNAVSASNSNLAVKQRKLAKDKITALRNLEIKRDQADVQFLNEKDYIKEIKQTNMKLRYDIRVIEIEANTMALSNQVYRMASYIDNVDHYKEVKTETLTLVGLVWFGSLALIGSITGIALTLSGLHLNSLARKRDKKTKVYFDNEA, from the coding sequence ATGAGCGATATCATGGGAGCTGGTCCAAATACCAGTAAAGTTAGGGATAATGAAGGCGATGAATTGAGCAAACATAGCCGATTTTTACGCAAAATCGCTTGGATGGTCGAAATCATTGTTGTATTTATCGGTCTTTGTATTTCAATATCATTAATGACAAGTGACAATAATTTGACCAGTGCATTCACATTAGCTGCGCCTTTTGTAATGATTTCGTTGGTAGAATTAACCAAGATCCCTTTTGTAATCGGACTTTGGCATTCACGTAAATCATTCCCTATGTACCTGTTGATCATTAGTTTCTTGTGTCTTATCACATTTGAAACCTTACTTAATGGTTTTGAACGCGCTTTTTCATCGATTAATAGTCAAATTAACATCAGTGAAATTGAGATCAGTAAAATTGAAAACCAGATCAAAATTAATGAAGAAAACATTGAAATTGCATTGCAAGACTACAATCTAAAAACCCAGCAAATTGACAACGATACCACTACGGTCAATGCGAACTATAAATCGAAATACGCCAGTGAAGTAAGACGTAATAAGCGTTTATCAAAGAATATTCCACAGTTAAGTCGCGCTCTTGCAGCAAAAAAAGAGGAATTAATTCAGCTTAAAGTTGAAAAGTCAGAGCTGCTACAAGAGCTATCACAGAAGAAAGAGCAGCGCTTTAAGTCATCGATGGAACGCACTCAAGGTAACGCTGATTTAGTACAAGCTGAACGTAACCGTTTATTAGCTCAGCTTAATAAACTGAATGCCGACAAAATTGTTGCGTTAGATGATTCGAATTTCTTTACTTCTGCAGCGGTAAAAAAAGACTACGATGAAAAGATCCGCCATGTTGAAACTCAGCTTAACAAGATTAATAACAACACTATTATTGTTAAAGATAACAGCCCTGATTTAGAGTCGGTTCAATTCCTTGACGATTATTATGCTGATTTACTTGGATTGAAAGATGACATGATCCAGCAGAAAAACGAAGAGGTGAAACAACTTAATCGTAGCTATAAAAATGCGGTGAGCGCGAGTAATAGTAATTTAGCGGTTAAACAAAGAAAACTGGCTAAGGATAAAATCACAGCGTTACGTAACTTAGAGATTAAGCGTGATCAAGCAGATGTTCAGTTCTTAAATGAGAAAGACTACATCAAAGAGATCAAGCAAACGAATATGAAGTTACGTTATGATATTCGCGTGATTGAAATAGAAGCGAACACAATGGCGTTATCTAATCAGGTTTATCGTATGGCTTCTTATATTGATAATGTTGATCATTATAAAGAAGTGAAAACGGAAACCTTAACGCTTGTTGGTTTAGTTTGGTTTGGTTCATTAGCCTTAATCGGTTCGATCACGGGTATTGCGTTGACTTTATCTGGATTACATCTGAATAGCCTTGCAAGAAAACGAGACAAAAAAACAAAGGTATATTTTGATAACGAAGCATAA
- a CDS encoding carbohydrate kinase, pfkB family yields MSNILLLANLNCDRVLQLDRQLMTGGRHYYAENGRRLGGGGANTGLGLVYAGHKVALVSQVGNDKTADWLLAEACLQGLDCSLLQRNELDTPELLLVMTPDGERTIIRPQRPIFTLGPEPNFKHWQALYINSSAVGTEHWAQAALEHTLVIAQLAKDNRSRPCHVLISSRSDLRNHGIDVNNSEELWCYGQSIAGQTLRYFILTDGEKGAVAYHHQQHISIAAISANVVDTTGAGDAFASGLIHGLLTDHDIKQAMITGSEWAAIAVSTASSIPGTELQLHLSK; encoded by the coding sequence ATGTCAAACATCCTATTACTTGCCAATTTGAACTGTGATCGAGTATTACAATTGGATAGGCAATTGATGACAGGAGGCCGCCACTATTATGCTGAGAATGGCCGTCGGTTAGGCGGAGGTGGTGCCAATACTGGATTAGGTTTGGTTTATGCCGGGCATAAAGTAGCCCTAGTCAGCCAAGTCGGTAATGATAAAACCGCAGACTGGTTATTAGCAGAAGCCTGTCTGCAAGGATTAGATTGTAGCTTATTACAACGTAATGAACTCGATACACCCGAATTATTATTAGTCATGACACCCGATGGTGAACGCACGATTATTCGTCCACAACGCCCTATTTTCACGTTAGGCCCAGAACCCAATTTTAAGCATTGGCAAGCGCTGTATATTAACTCTTCAGCAGTCGGTACCGAACATTGGGCACAAGCTGCACTTGAACACACTTTGGTGATAGCCCAATTAGCTAAAGACAACCGTTCACGCCCTTGCCACGTCTTAATCTCCTCTCGTTCAGACCTCCGTAATCATGGTATTGATGTGAATAACAGCGAAGAATTATGGTGCTATGGTCAGTCTATCGCAGGTCAAACCTTACGTTATTTTATTCTAACTGATGGTGAAAAAGGCGCCGTCGCTTATCACCACCAGCAGCATATTTCAATTGCAGCAATCTCAGCTAACGTTGTTGATACAACAGGAGCTGGCGATGCATTTGCATCAGGATTAATCCACGGATTACTCACCGACCATGATATAAAACAAGCCATGATAACCGGATCCGAATGGGCTGCGATTGCAGTCTCAACGGCGAGTTCCATTCCTGGCACTGAACTACAGCTGCATTTAAGTAAATAA
- a CDS encoding putative lipoprotein — protein sequence MKKTALYIAFISIFLSACDDSNSTAAQKPAKPTVPSKPTEPTIPTVTAHIKATDIALVSPTMLRFTAPGVTATNASKVTDIKTNFGEASVEQTTGTITFQPYTPSTTNPLSAEIIAAQNDYQFAISYQVENTIYQLDGLALPLYNDKSNKPALRFSKVSKDGTPLSSEDQARPANASDWSCVTDNNSDLMWQVPQAHGTYAFDSTYYWGDRTINHRDSSKAICTLSGNCNTKNLVAEANKKQLCGRSDWRLATRTEWKTLLDKKLFDKDSKHSPINSFYFPYVDSNYGEAYWTDSFTIYPNGHDSKPVANDWQGSNTLVGDAHVMWMDNDFDFANMPPRSTNEPHFTMLVNGTVIPDIKNNEVPEISAELTQQNIAEGVDENINWQSRFVKYGPLGQTLTQQDSSNWTCTSDQEYKSVLPNTQILWQRISKNEPLKNHVQAVEYAEEINKAALCGQTNWRLPTENELKSLLVESTKSITPDFVIPMSRASYSNTIFNDTVVEDDSYYWTSTIGRYTDTEYSAVAFQEEYADSSDESNTREYRVRLISTTRLQK from the coding sequence ATGAAAAAAACAGCATTATATATAGCTTTCATAAGCATATTCCTAAGTGCGTGCGATGATTCAAATTCAACAGCCGCACAAAAACCTGCGAAGCCAACTGTACCTTCGAAACCCACAGAACCTACTATTCCTACGGTAACTGCGCATATAAAAGCCACCGACATAGCACTTGTATCACCAACAATGCTTCGTTTTACCGCCCCCGGTGTTACCGCCACCAATGCAAGTAAAGTAACAGACATCAAGACTAACTTCGGTGAAGCGAGTGTTGAGCAAACGACAGGGACTATTACTTTCCAACCTTATACTCCTTCTACGACTAATCCTTTAAGCGCTGAAATTATTGCAGCCCAGAACGATTACCAATTTGCAATTAGCTATCAAGTTGAGAATACAATTTATCAACTTGATGGTTTAGCATTACCGCTGTATAACGATAAATCAAATAAGCCAGCGCTACGCTTCAGCAAAGTGAGTAAAGATGGCACACCTTTATCATCAGAAGACCAAGCGCGACCAGCAAATGCTAGTGATTGGAGCTGTGTAACAGATAACAACAGTGACCTCATGTGGCAAGTACCTCAAGCACATGGCACATACGCATTTGATTCAACCTACTACTGGGGTGATCGCACTATCAATCATCGTGATTCCAGCAAAGCAATCTGCACACTTAGTGGTAACTGCAATACCAAAAACTTGGTTGCAGAAGCAAACAAAAAACAACTTTGTGGACGCTCAGACTGGCGTTTAGCAACTCGCACTGAGTGGAAAACGCTATTAGATAAAAAACTTTTCGATAAAGACTCAAAACACTCGCCAATTAACAGCTTCTACTTCCCTTATGTCGACTCTAATTACGGTGAAGCTTATTGGACTGATTCATTTACTATTTATCCAAATGGCCATGATTCCAAGCCAGTAGCTAATGATTGGCAGGGTTCAAATACCCTCGTTGGTGATGCTCATGTGATGTGGATGGACAACGATTTTGATTTTGCCAACATGCCGCCGCGTTCAACAAACGAACCTCACTTTACGATGTTAGTTAACGGTACCGTCATTCCAGATATAAAAAACAATGAAGTACCAGAAATATCAGCAGAATTAACACAGCAAAATATAGCCGAAGGTGTTGACGAAAATATTAACTGGCAATCACGCTTTGTTAAGTATGGTCCCCTCGGCCAAACGCTTACACAACAAGACAGTTCTAACTGGACTTGTACATCAGACCAGGAATACAAATCTGTGTTACCGAATACACAGATCTTGTGGCAACGCATCAGTAAAAATGAACCACTTAAAAACCACGTTCAGGCTGTAGAGTACGCCGAAGAAATCAACAAAGCAGCATTGTGCGGACAAACTAACTGGCGCTTACCAACAGAGAATGAGTTAAAAAGCCTATTGGTAGAGTCAACAAAATCAATCACTCCAGACTTTGTGATCCCAATGTCAAGGGCCAGCTATAGCAATACCATATTTAATGACACGGTCGTAGAGGATGACAGCTATTACTGGACTTCGACTATCGGCCGATATACAGACACAGAATACAGTGCTGTCGCATTTCAGGAGGAATATGCGGACAGTAGCGACGAATCAAATACCCGTGAATACCGAGTACGCCTAATCTCAACAACGAGATTACAAAAATAA
- a CDS encoding di-haem cytochrome c peroxidase → MIKDTFKSMQRLSVIITGCALLAACGGDSGTSSGTGTGTGTSTGSNTAKPLVLNPSIQLTQGRTTTQQYVLTPTQELRLIQPGLYGNASVQGNTFTYQANADAQGSDHVKLAIISSDKIETINWLIRVNKPTPRFATLTLGDSSQKKKWQCLTDNNIHQSVVWASPLQPSMQTYAWGDWQPTLPDFQAQCQFTDGDGSSQACTTDTLVEYANQQNWCGRDDWRLPSDYEMKGLISEQDYALDNNQAAIDPYFFSATGFETYWLANDNPLLNSDNIAPTLDFATGRHTTVMQNKRKPKSVMLVSGVKRDATLPSEQKKPQAEKDSFIRLDNSGQPLPKALQAADYADAPWRCLDDTRGLVRDNFYLRDKQFSYVYWLTPDPQDITNTNQQLSIQTSVPKAVSDINQATFCGRDDWRLPTADELAMLLHKGEQESEYSLLYETSLNKPEAGDYWVKTASGYGLFSLPTTVNLQPKSTTDADIGRILLIATEFESRATEDPRSVNNHAQPNFNSLRQAYANNSDYWPTPFVDDMSSYQELGTMPKPSFPNENPYSELKVALGEKLFFDPFLSRAGDVACSSCHDPKLGWGDGQEVSIGHDRQRGKRNAPTIVNSAFLPVLFWDSRAATLEQQALMPIQDPVEMAENLPRLLSRLNAHTQYPALFKQAFPEDAMSADITEQQLGMALATFQRTIISNKSRFDTFVAQADSTGNTSALSDKELWGLDIFRRNGRCVNCHMGAEFTDHKMQNVGLTYYQGFYEDLGLYNVDKKSSSVGKFKTPSLRDVMNNHPWFHNGLLDTMEGIISMYSAGMADNAPFGWGKYDPNYPVLSKKIRPLNLTVTEAEALQAFLTTITAPTPQKPATRFELGLH, encoded by the coding sequence ATGATCAAAGATACGTTTAAAAGTATGCAACGCCTGTCAGTGATCATCACTGGCTGTGCGTTATTGGCTGCATGTGGTGGCGACTCCGGTACTAGTTCTGGTACTGGTACTGGTACTGGTACTAGCACTGGTTCTAACACTGCTAAACCGCTAGTATTGAACCCGAGTATACAGCTAACGCAAGGGCGTACGACAACCCAGCAGTACGTCTTAACGCCCACGCAAGAGCTACGGCTGATTCAGCCAGGCCTGTATGGTAATGCCAGCGTTCAAGGCAATACGTTTACCTATCAGGCAAACGCCGACGCACAGGGTTCCGACCATGTAAAATTGGCCATAATATCAAGTGACAAAATTGAGACCATCAATTGGCTGATTAGAGTGAATAAACCAACACCTCGCTTTGCAACATTAACGCTCGGTGACAGTAGTCAGAAGAAGAAATGGCAGTGCCTAACAGATAATAATATTCATCAAAGTGTCGTTTGGGCCAGTCCACTACAGCCATCAATGCAAACTTATGCTTGGGGTGACTGGCAACCAACCTTGCCTGATTTTCAAGCTCAATGCCAATTCACAGATGGTGATGGCAGCAGTCAAGCATGTACAACAGATACGCTTGTTGAATACGCGAATCAACAAAACTGGTGTGGCCGCGATGATTGGCGTTTACCGTCAGACTATGAAATGAAAGGATTAATCAGTGAGCAAGATTACGCATTAGATAATAATCAAGCTGCCATTGACCCTTACTTTTTTTCTGCAACAGGTTTTGAGACTTACTGGTTAGCGAATGATAACCCTCTGTTAAATTCTGACAATATTGCACCAACGTTAGATTTTGCGACAGGTCGCCATACTACCGTTATGCAAAACAAACGTAAGCCTAAATCAGTGATGCTTGTTAGTGGTGTAAAACGTGATGCAACACTACCATCAGAACAAAAGAAGCCACAAGCAGAAAAGGACAGCTTTATACGGTTAGACAATAGCGGTCAACCACTACCAAAAGCACTGCAAGCTGCTGACTATGCTGATGCACCTTGGCGTTGTTTAGATGATACGCGCGGATTAGTACGTGATAACTTCTATTTACGCGACAAGCAGTTCTCTTACGTATATTGGTTAACCCCTGATCCACAAGACATCACTAACACTAACCAGCAGTTATCAATACAGACGAGTGTACCAAAGGCTGTCTCAGATATTAATCAAGCGACATTTTGTGGCCGTGATGACTGGCGGCTACCCACAGCTGATGAGTTAGCAATGTTACTGCATAAAGGTGAACAAGAGAGTGAGTACAGCTTATTATATGAAACATCACTCAACAAACCTGAAGCTGGTGATTATTGGGTTAAAACGGCCTCTGGTTATGGCTTGTTCAGTTTACCAACAACAGTAAACTTACAACCAAAATCAACGACTGACGCAGACATTGGGCGTATTTTATTAATAGCAACAGAGTTTGAAAGCAGAGCGACAGAAGATCCGCGTTCAGTGAACAACCACGCTCAACCTAACTTCAATAGCCTAAGACAAGCCTATGCCAATAATAGTGATTATTGGCCAACACCATTTGTCGATGATATGTCGAGCTATCAAGAACTGGGCACTATGCCTAAACCAAGCTTTCCTAACGAAAACCCTTATAGTGAGCTAAAAGTCGCATTAGGAGAAAAGCTCTTCTTCGACCCCTTCTTATCTCGAGCCGGTGATGTGGCGTGTTCGAGTTGTCATGACCCTAAATTAGGTTGGGGAGATGGACAAGAGGTTTCTATTGGCCATGATCGTCAACGTGGCAAACGTAACGCTCCTACAATTGTAAACAGTGCATTCTTACCTGTATTATTTTGGGATAGTCGTGCGGCAACATTAGAACAGCAAGCACTAATGCCAATTCAAGACCCAGTAGAAATGGCTGAAAATTTACCGCGTTTACTTTCACGACTCAATGCACATACACAATATCCAGCCTTGTTTAAACAAGCATTTCCAGAAGATGCGATGAGTGCTGATATCACAGAGCAACAATTAGGAATGGCACTTGCCACATTCCAGCGAACGATTATTAGTAACAAAAGTCGTTTTGATACATTTGTAGCTCAGGCTGATAGTACAGGCAATACTAGCGCACTTTCTGATAAAGAACTGTGGGGATTAGACATCTTCCGCCGCAATGGCCGTTGTGTTAATTGTCACATGGGGGCTGAATTTACTGATCACAAAATGCAAAATGTCGGACTGACTTATTATCAAGGTTTTTATGAAGATCTGGGATTGTATAATGTTGATAAAAAATCAAGTAGTGTCGGTAAATTTAAAACACCTTCATTACGTGATGTGATGAACAACCATCCATGGTTCCATAACGGTTTACTCGATACGATGGAAGGTATTATCTCAATGTACTCAGCAGGTATGGCAGATAATGCTCCCTTTGGTTGGGGTAAGTATGATCCCAATTACCCGGTATTATCAAAGAAAATTAGGCCATTAAATCTAACGGTTACAGAAGCTGAAGCATTACAAGCCTTTTTAACCACAATCACGGCTCCAACGCCTCAAAAGCCAGCAACTAGATTTGAGTTAGGACTCCATTAA
- a CDS encoding HTH-type transcriptional regulator, LysR family, which translates to MDIDALRSFIAFVDTGSFTRAAKQVCRTQSAISMQMKKLEQEANQRLFIKKGRNLSLTTEGQVLVSYARRILALHDDVLTEFATVKNNRPIIIGCPDDYVVSVLPEIMQLIQEKTPNQKFRIHCDNTVKLRIMLDNGEVDLAIITRAPESQEGYLLQHDKAVWVYYGHKELLTRPTLPLILFEENCKVHSAAVDGLDKINRKYSIVCISPSATAIKAIIKNGTGIGTMVASTVPDDFTIITDPSLPPLAAVDIVLALASKPHPHYTATEVTQLSALYRRGFHASNKIKIDKLEKATLNCIC; encoded by the coding sequence ATGGACATTGATGCACTACGTAGCTTTATAGCATTTGTTGATACTGGCAGCTTTACACGGGCAGCAAAGCAAGTTTGTCGAACTCAAAGTGCGATCAGCATGCAAATGAAAAAGCTAGAGCAAGAAGCAAATCAGCGTTTATTTATCAAAAAAGGTCGGAACTTATCTCTCACAACCGAAGGTCAAGTACTGGTAAGTTACGCTCGGAGAATTTTAGCATTACACGATGATGTGCTTACCGAATTCGCGACAGTTAAGAATAATCGTCCGATTATAATAGGTTGTCCAGATGATTACGTCGTAAGTGTTTTACCGGAAATCATGCAATTAATACAAGAAAAAACGCCGAATCAAAAATTTCGTATACATTGCGACAACACGGTGAAGTTACGCATTATGCTAGATAATGGCGAGGTCGACTTAGCGATTATTACGCGAGCACCAGAAAGCCAAGAAGGTTACTTATTACAACATGATAAAGCGGTATGGGTATATTACGGGCATAAGGAATTACTGACTCGGCCAACATTACCACTCATTCTCTTCGAAGAAAATTGCAAAGTACATTCTGCAGCTGTCGATGGTCTTGATAAAATTAACCGTAAATACAGCATCGTTTGTATTTCACCCAGTGCCACCGCTATCAAAGCCATCATTAAAAATGGTACCGGGATTGGTACAATGGTTGCATCCACCGTACCAGACGATTTCACCATTATAACTGATCCAAGTTTACCGCCACTTGCCGCTGTTGATATTGTTCTAGCGCTAGCATCAAAGCCTCACCCACATTATACAGCAACTGAAGTAACGCAATTAAGTGCATTATATAGACGTGGTTTTCATGCATCAAACAAGATTAAAATAGATAAGCTTGAAAAAGCTACGCTTAACTGTATTTGTTAA
- a CDS encoding sensor protein, histidine kinase, with translation MFISIRAKLNLLIGIFIFCLLFSIYEGSRLIDYGKTAVDQQANVYRHASTLILNADRDAYQAYSAFQQFIIDGDDEAFTVINKNLDQIKTRYEKYIALGDKQDSYNILSLMPQWRQLTQDYMNETDAEAKMIISWAIRQEFQVLRQRLNQEYDQINTRSEQAVNDFHSHLFKEFIWLLIVFTILLVAIACIYGLIKHSIIARLHDLNRNIGYIAAGDHDKRIQNSIDDEMSDSFAHLAALQTQLKQNIATITQEKDNANKANCAKSTFLANMSHEIRTPLNGIIGMSEILKDSQLSPIQKDYLMTIDSSSQTLLMLINDVLDLSKIESGNLVISPHTSNVKEVLFDTASLIAAKAQEKEIKLDIQISPDLPELLKLDEYKLRQVLMNLASNAIKFTASGKIVFSLQTNPIDAENIELLFSVKDTGIGINKDKHEKIFEAFQQENNDTTRHFGGTGLGLSISAKIINLMGGNIAVTSAQTEGSDFHFNIVAGIEKIQPKQAVSPHQAIIVHPENTGLLQRELKHLGIASTECADINRVSASLKPNSVIIYNQQEVELAKIELQILRQKVGGTPIFLSRSNHSEQFNYAQLVDAYITKPLLGLRLMNMINDLNLAVNTEKDLEFPKINRAILLVEDNLINQKVASININQLGLDVLIAQNGQEAIDIYAENHQNINLVFMDCMMPVMDGFDATIGIREYEETYSLSRIPIIALTASILEDDIQRCFDSGMDDYLPKPFKKEIFRDKINKYS, from the coding sequence ATGTTTATATCTATACGCGCTAAATTAAATTTGTTGATAGGAATTTTTATATTTTGTTTACTTTTCTCTATTTATGAAGGCTCCCGTCTTATTGATTATGGAAAAACAGCCGTAGATCAACAAGCGAATGTTTACCGTCATGCGAGTACGCTTATTCTCAACGCTGATCGTGATGCTTATCAAGCATATTCTGCCTTTCAACAATTCATTATTGACGGTGATGATGAAGCCTTCACTGTTATTAATAAAAATCTTGATCAAATTAAAACGCGTTATGAAAAATACATTGCTTTGGGTGATAAACAAGACAGTTACAATATTTTATCGCTAATGCCTCAATGGCGTCAATTAACACAAGATTACATGAACGAAACTGATGCTGAAGCAAAAATGATCATTTCGTGGGCAATTAGGCAAGAATTTCAAGTTTTAAGGCAACGCTTAAATCAAGAATATGATCAAATTAATACGAGGTCTGAACAGGCGGTTAATGATTTTCATAGTCATTTATTTAAAGAGTTCATTTGGTTATTAATTGTCTTTACGATCTTATTGGTCGCCATTGCGTGTATTTATGGATTGATTAAACACAGTATTATTGCGCGATTACATGATTTGAACCGCAATATAGGCTATATCGCAGCGGGCGATCACGATAAGCGCATTCAGAATAGCATAGATGATGAAATGAGTGATTCTTTTGCGCATCTGGCAGCGTTGCAAACTCAGTTAAAGCAAAATATTGCGACTATCACACAAGAAAAAGATAATGCGAATAAAGCTAATTGCGCTAAAAGTACATTTTTGGCTAATATGTCCCACGAGATACGAACGCCATTAAACGGTATTATTGGTATGTCTGAGATCTTGAAAGACTCTCAGTTATCACCCATTCAAAAAGACTACCTGATGACGATTGATTCGTCGTCACAAACATTACTTATGTTGATTAACGATGTACTCGATTTATCGAAAATTGAATCAGGTAACTTAGTTATTTCACCACACACGTCTAATGTGAAAGAGGTACTGTTTGATACGGCTTCTTTAATCGCCGCAAAAGCACAAGAGAAAGAGATTAAACTTGATATTCAAATTAGTCCTGATCTCCCTGAGTTATTAAAGCTTGATGAGTATAAACTTAGGCAGGTATTAATGAACCTCGCTTCTAATGCGATTAAGTTTACTGCTAGCGGTAAAATCGTATTTTCGTTACAAACTAATCCTATTGATGCGGAAAATATTGAGTTGTTATTCTCGGTGAAAGACACGGGTATTGGGATTAATAAAGATAAGCATGAAAAAATATTCGAAGCGTTCCAGCAAGAAAATAACGATACGACGCGTCACTTTGGTGGTACGGGTTTAGGCTTGTCTATTAGTGCTAAGATCATAAATCTCATGGGCGGCAATATTGCGGTTACGTCAGCTCAAACGGAAGGAAGTGATTTTCACTTTAATATTGTCGCCGGAATAGAAAAAATACAGCCTAAACAGGCTGTATCACCACACCAAGCAATCATTGTTCATCCTGAAAATACCGGACTTTTACAACGCGAATTAAAACACCTCGGCATTGCATCAACAGAATGTGCTGATATCAACCGTGTTTCGGCAAGCCTGAAACCCAATTCGGTTATTATTTATAATCAACAAGAAGTTGAATTGGCTAAAATAGAGTTACAAATATTACGCCAAAAAGTAGGTGGAACACCTATTTTTCTGTCTCGCAGTAATCACAGCGAACAATTTAACTATGCGCAATTAGTGGATGCTTATATTACGAAACCGTTATTGGGCTTAAGATTAATGAATATGATTAATGATCTTAATCTTGCTGTAAATACCGAAAAAGACTTGGAATTTCCTAAAATTAATCGTGCTATTTTGTTAGTTGAAGATAATTTAATTAACCAAAAAGTAGCGTCGATTAATATTAATCAGTTAGGGCTTGATGTACTGATTGCTCAAAATGGCCAAGAAGCGATAGATATCTATGCTGAAAATCATCAAAACATTAACCTCGTATTTATGGATTGCATGATGCCAGTGATGGATGGCTTTGATGCAACGATCGGTATTCGTGAATATGAAGAAACGTATTCGTTGTCTCGTATTCCTATTATTGCGTTAACAGCCAGTATTTTAGAAGACGATATTCAACGCTGTTTTGATTCAGGTATGGATGACTATTTACCCAAGCCATTTAAAAAAGAGATATTTAGGGATAAAATTAACAAATACAGTTAA
- a CDS encoding membrane protein yields the protein MQTTLTATTSIWQQRIKSLGPGIMMATAAVGGSHLVASTKAGATYGWQLIGLILLVNLFKYPFFRAGIQYTLGTNKSLIQGYSELGKGYLWLYTGLNVISGIVNTSALLLFSASLLGYFLPWSLPLTTLSAIVLAVCLAILLAGHFKALDKLSKLIMAVLVVATVAAVVIALNQGAVAPADYVSPSPWQVSAIGFIVIMMGWMPAPIEISSITSLWLKNQQKEQRVTPDSALFDFNVGYIGTALLAVAFVMLGALVLHGNGVELKSSGIGFSHQLVSMYAQTIGEWSGNLIALVAFFCIFGSTITVIDGYSRALAESHLLITKQPLDQRKYHQVWMVTISACALAILLFFTSSLMDMLNFAMVLAFMTTPIFALINYRLVTQAELPRALKLTTGMKLLSWAGLIYLFSFLAVFIWWKWIM from the coding sequence ATGCAAACAACGCTAACAGCGACAACAAGTATATGGCAACAAAGAATCAAATCTTTAGGTCCAGGAATTATGATGGCAACCGCGGCCGTCGGCGGCTCTCATTTAGTCGCATCAACGAAGGCTGGGGCAACCTATGGCTGGCAACTAATTGGACTGATTTTACTGGTAAACTTGTTCAAGTACCCCTTTTTTCGTGCAGGAATACAATACACATTAGGCACCAATAAAAGCTTGATTCAAGGCTATAGTGAATTAGGTAAGGGCTATTTATGGCTTTATACTGGGCTCAATGTCATTTCAGGGATTGTGAATACCTCAGCACTGCTACTCTTTAGTGCCAGTCTACTTGGTTACTTTCTACCTTGGTCACTGCCGTTAACGACACTTTCAGCAATTGTGCTGGCTGTATGCCTCGCTATCTTACTTGCAGGTCATTTTAAAGCCCTTGATAAGCTTTCTAAACTGATTATGGCTGTACTGGTTGTTGCGACCGTAGCCGCAGTAGTGATAGCGCTGAATCAAGGTGCAGTTGCTCCTGCAGACTATGTTAGCCCATCTCCTTGGCAAGTATCAGCGATTGGTTTTATCGTGATCATGATGGGCTGGATGCCAGCACCGATTGAAATTTCAAGCATTACCTCGCTGTGGCTGAAGAACCAGCAGAAAGAACAACGAGTAACGCCAGATTCGGCATTATTTGACTTTAATGTCGGCTATATAGGTACTGCATTACTTGCTGTTGCTTTTGTGATGCTTGGCGCGTTAGTACTCCATGGTAATGGGGTTGAATTAAAAAGCTCAGGTATTGGCTTTTCACATCAATTAGTAAGCATGTATGCACAAACGATTGGTGAGTGGTCTGGTAATTTAATCGCACTAGTGGCCTTCTTTTGTATATTTGGCAGTACGATCACTGTCATTGATGGCTACTCCCGTGCATTAGCAGAGTCTCACTTGTTAATCACCAAGCAACCACTTGATCAACGTAAATATCACCAAGTATGGATGGTAACAATCAGTGCTTGCGCATTGGCAATCTTACTCTTCTTTACGTCATCTTTAATGGATATGCTGAACTTTGCGATGGTGTTAGCGTTTATGACCACACCGATCTTTGCATTAATTAATTATCGTTTAGTAACACAAGCCGAACTACCAAGAGCGTTAAAACTCACCACCGGCATGAAACTACTTTCATGGGCGGGTTTGATTTATCTGTTTAGCTTCTTAGCGGTATTCATTTGGTGGAAATGGATAATGTAA